One window from the genome of Archocentrus centrarchus isolate MPI-CPG fArcCen1 unplaced genomic scaffold, fArcCen1 scaffold_41_ctg1, whole genome shotgun sequence encodes:
- the LOC115776972 gene encoding zinc finger protein 195-like encodes MEEERENQDPEQLIAESGDRKDAGASRGPSEPEKAGGPEEEKARTGKKAYSCNECGSVFTRLGHLNRHWRIHTGERPYHCEECGKDFAVMSSLKQHKRTHSGEKPYSCDQCGSAFTQSGHLKKHQRIHTGEKRCTCEECGRTFTYLSDFKRHRQTLELEKG; translated from the exons atggaggaagagagggaaaaCCAGGATCCGGAGCAGCTGATCGCAGAGTCCGGGGACAGGAAAGACGCGGGGGCGAGCCGGGGACCCTCCGAGCCAGAG AAGGCCGGAGGCCCGGAGGAGGAGAAGGCCAGAACTGGAAAGAAAGCTTACAGCTGTAATGAGTGCGGTTCAGTTTTCACCCGGTTAGGCCATCTAAACAGGCACTGGCGCATTCACACAGGAGAGAGGCCGTACCACTGTGAAGAATGCGGGAAAGATTTTGCAGTGATGAGTAGTTTGAAACAACATAAGCGAACTCACAGCGGAGAGAAACCGTACAGCTGCGATCAGTGTGGTTCGGCTTTCACTCAGTCGGGTCATCTAAAGAAGCACCAGCGTATCCATACCGGAGAGAAACGATGCACCTGCGAAGAATGTGGGAGAACGTTCACGTATCTGAGCGACTTTAAACGACACAGACagactctggagcttgaaaaaggc